Part of the Niallia alba genome is shown below.
TTCTTCCAGATCGTTACCTTTAAATAAAGAATCCCATTCTATGTCACTATATAAAGATAATTTTCCGTCCAAGATAGTTAATACATTTTGAAACGAAGTACTTAGTTCTGTTACTCTCCCTCTTAGTGTACTCGCTTCTTTATCCTCCATATTCTGTGCCTCTAAACAACTGACAAAGGCACCTGCTTGTCTTACTTTTTTTACCACGATCTCAAACTGTCCTACAATTTCCCGTAAAGCCTCTACCTCTGCTTCTTCTTTTAATGGCTCAAACTTATGTACATATGTTGACAATTTATCAATTTCATCTATTGAAATGGCAATATGCTCTCTAAACTTTGAGGAATCACTGCCTCCAGGAAATAATCCTTCTAAATCCCATGTTTCTTGATATTTTTTAATGTACACTATACTCAAGCTCCTTCCTTTAATTACTACTATGCCATTATAGTTTGATTATCGAACTATTTCCATTATTTCTATGAAAATAGTAAAATTTTTCAGACTAAAAGAAGCAAGCACCCCGATTTTAATCAAGATGCTCATTAACAACTAAAAATGACTGAAAGCTTGCATGTATTGTCCATTATTTTAGTAGCACTAATAACTTTTATCAAAAAAATATATGCTTGCCTATTCTTCTTTCTTTTTTACTTACCGATAATAACTGCCAAATGCCCAAAAACCCCAAAATAGAATAATAACAATAAATAGAATGATTAAGAATGCGTACCAGAAACCACCAGCTCCACCATATACTCCTCCATATGCTGGATAAGGGGCACCACCATATCCAACTGGCGCAGGTCCTATTCCTCCAAGTGGAACAGCGGGTGGTACTTGATTCGAATATCCATAACCAACCATTAAAATTCCTCCTCTCTTTCTATAAAATATTCTTATTTTGTTCCTAATGTTTTAGGCAATTGTCCTATTTTCTAGCAATTTTCCTACTTTCGCCGATTACTTCTTCTTTCTTCTAACTAGTAATGAACGCATTAAATCCTGCTTCCCTTGCTCTTTGTGCTAATCGCTCCGCATTATTTCTATTACTAAATGCTCCAATTTGTACTTTAAATAGGTTGTCTCTAAACAAAACAGCAGTGTCAAACCCTTTTTCACTTGCTTGAGATGCTGTTTTTTCGGCATTTTCTTTTACTTTAAAAGCTCCGATTTGTACACGGTATATCGGAGACTGAGTTTGTTTTTTCTGAAGGGAAAAAGCGCTTTCTAATCCGTTGACATGCCCTCTAGCAATCTTTGTAATGAAATTGCTGTCTTTTAACTGATTAGCATCTATTGCTGTATCAATAAATCCATTTTCTGTTAACAGCGCAGGCATGATTGTTTCTCTCAATACATGGAAATTCGCACTTTTCTTTCCTCTATTGTTAAATCTGGTCTCAGCAATTACTTCTTCATGAATCTCATTCTGATAAGTTGATGTTGGTGCACCAACTCCTGGAAATATATAACTTTCAAAGCCAGTACCACCACCTGCATTAACATGAATTGAAAGAAAAAAATCAGCATTCCAGTTATTGGCGGCATTCGTTCTTGCTGCCAGGCTTACCGTTGAATCGCCATTACGACTCATCCGAATTTCTACTCCTTCATATTCATTCTGAAGAATATTTCTAATCTGTTGAGCAATCATTAATGTAATATTTTTTTCTTGTAATCCATTTCCTACTGCTCCAGAATCAGATCCACCATGGCCAGGATCGATAAAAATTTTCACCATGCTTTTCACCACCTTTCTAATAGTATAGTAAGGTGGTGAAAAATCGCTTGTTTTAAAGCCCATATATCACACATTATTATTCTTATACTATTAAGTTGCAAAGAAAATGGTTCTCTTTTTAGGCATAAACCTACGTTAGTAAAGGCAAGCTTTACGCCGATTCTCTTATTACTTGCTTGGCGGCAAAATAATATTCTCCCTTTCTATATTCTCAATATATTTCACTTCATGAATAGCACCATTCTCATCACAATAGTAAATGGATTTACTAATAATCGTTTCCTCGTCTTCCCCAAAACTTAAAAATACGATATACTTGATCGTTCTTTCTTGCAAACCTTCCATATCGATGCTGTCATTTTCCGAAACAAATTGATACGTTGGTTGCGAACCCAAATCAAATCTCCATACAACATTGTTGTACATATCACCTCTAACTACTTCATGCTTCATGCCTAGATTGGAGTTGATGTCAGCTTTGCTTTGTATATTTCTTATTGTATCTTTTAGCTCAGACATGGAATAATTGAATTCATCATGATGTGTGCTTGCTTTATCCTCCATACCATGCGTTGGCCAAGTGGTGGTAAGCAAAGATATCAATAATGTTAAGAATAGTATGTGTCTTATAAACACTGGTCTTCAACCCCTTCAATAAGCTCTAATCCTTCCGTTTTGCATCAACGTTATCCCACACTCTTAACGGACAGTAAGACTCCCCCTCAAGCTTAGGAGAATACGAGGAAAATAGGTGGGAGATCAACTGTTCGTAAAGGTCCGATTGGTTCAACTAACCATCAGTGGGGGAAAAAGGATCTGCCCACTGACGGAAGTTTTACTTTATATTTCATTTATATTACAAATATTTTAAAATATTTACGAGATGCAAAAATTTTTTGAGGCAATTCATTTTTTCCTTATAAAAATATTTGGAGGGCCTGTACCTTTTTAACCCTATGATTTTCGTAATCTAAAAATGATTAAATTTTCCAATTCTTTCGTTCTCCACCCTTTACTTATTCGCATACTTTAAAAGGACATGCATACAATGTAAGGAAGGAGGAGAGAAAAGGTGAAAAAAATCTCTTTAATATCCATTATCATCTTATTGGGTTTTATTGCTTACATAGAAACTCCAACTGCTAAAATTAATAAAAATCAAGTTCTCTTTTATGGATCTACAAATGAAGAGCAAGAGGTTTCCAGTAATGCCAGTGAAATATTTGGTGCTCCTGATCTTGAATATAAATTAGATGAGACAAAAGAAGTGGATGGGTTTATAGTGGAAGTTTACCGAGAATATGAAATTTACAAAAATCGGCAAGGAGAAGTAGTAAAAACCGTAGCTACCGACAACACAGAATACATACATTACGCAAAGTATAAAAGATAAAATAAGCCGCTTAGTCAAAGATACGAACCAATCGACTAAGCTGCTCTTTTATCCTTCTCGCCTTTTCAACTAGATTTTCTATTAGTTTATGATGTTTTTTATGCAAAACGATCCTCATAAGAATGCATATTGTTAACATTCTTATGTAAAATTGTTATTCATTTTTTCGCTTTTTTTCCTTTTCGGCCCGGTAGAATTCATGAAACATTTTCATCAAGGCTCTCTTTTCTATTCGCGAAACATAGCTCCTCGATATTCCTAGTTCTTTCGCAATTTCTCTTTGTGTTTTTTCCTTCTTTAAATCGAGACCAAATCTTCCGATAATCACTTCTTTTTCTCTTTCATCTAATACATCAATATATTCTTTTACTTTTTCGAGCTCCATATTTAACTGTATCGTATTTACAACATCTTCCGATTCTGATTTTAGTACATCTATAAGACTGATTTCATTTCCTTCCTTATCTTGACCAATTGGATCATGAAGAGAAACATCTTTTTTTGTTTTCTTCAAAGCTCGAAGATGCATAAGTATTTCGTTTTCAATACAGCGAGCGGCATAAGTAGCTAATTTTGTTCCTTTTCCCTCTGAAAAACTCTCTATCCCTTTTATGAGACCGATTGTTCCAATCGAAATTAGATCTTCTGAATCTTCCCCTGTATTTTCAAATTTTTTCACAATATGGGCAACTAAACGCAAATTATGCTCTATTAGCATATTTCTCGCATGCGAATCACCTTCAGCCATCAATCGTAAATATTTCTTTTCATCACTCGCTGATAATGGTTGGGGAAATGCATTGTTCTTAACATAGGACACAAGAAAAACCAATTCTTTGAGTAAAGCTCCAAGCGACAACAAGATTCCAGTCATCTTTCCACCTCCACATTCAAGGACAATTGCCTATACTTCATTACTATGTAAAAAGTGAGGTGGTTTTGCATGTCCAAGTGACAATAAACTTTGGAAAATCTATTTTATTTTGGTTTATTCACTATCTGCTTTGGGTAATATCAAGAAGCACAAAATCGATAAACTTCTATTTAATTATTTTCTATGGATACAAAAAACAATGAATAATTTTCCAATTATTTTAAAATGAATACAAAATTCTCATTATTTCCTTGTATAATACATATATTGATAGCTTTTTTCTATTACATGGGGGTGGACAAACAAAATGGATACTAAATATTTGGATTTACTAACAGAAAAGTATGATTCTGAAGAAAAAGTGGTTACTGAAATAATAAATTTAGATGCCATACTCAATCTTCCAAAGGGGACCGAGCATTTTGTCAGTGACCTGCATGGAGAGTATCACGCATTTCAACATGTTTTAAGAAATGGTTCTGGAAATGTTAAGGAAAAAATTCGCGATTTATTTAAAGACGAGCTTTCCAAAACGCAAATCGATGAATTTGCAACATTGGTATATTATCCAGAAGAAAAGCTAAAAAGAGTAGTAAATTCATTTATACATACAACAGAACTGGATACTTGGTATGCTGATACGATCGAAAGGATGATTCGCCTAGTATCCTATGCATCTTCCAAGTATACAAATTCCAAAGTGAGAAAAGCGTTGCCACAGCAGTTTGTTTACATAATTGAAGAATTATTGTATGAGAAAAATGAATTAAATAATAAAACCGATTATTATTCAAGCATCATTAACAGAATTATTTCTTTAGGACAAGCGAATAAATTAATTATCGGCCTATCCTATACAATACAAAGACTAGTTGTTGATCATTTGCACGTCGTTGGAGATATATATGACCGAGGACCCTACCCCGATAAAATCATCGAAACATTAATGGAGTATCACTCCGTGGATATACAGTGGGGGAATCATGATGTTCTATGGATTGGTGCATTTGCAGGGTCAAAAGTCTGTCTTGCTAATATTATTCGTATTTGTGCAAGATATGATAATTTAGATATTATCGAGGATGCATATGGTATAAACTTACGGCCACTCTTAAATTTAGCGAATAAATATTATAACGATAATAAAGCTTTTCGTCCAAAAATGAATGCCAAAAAAGAAGAAAACTCAGAAGAAAATATTTTACAAATAACAAAAATCCATCAAGCTATTTCCATCATTCAATTTAAACTAGAAATGCCTATTATCAAAAGACGTCCTGATTTCCAAATGCACCACCGTCTACTTTTAGAAAAAATTAATTACGAGAATAATACCATTGATTTAAACGAAAAAAATTATTCACTAGAAAATATTTGTTTTAATACAATTAATCCAAAAGATCCTTCAAAGCTATTAAAAGAAGAAGAACAAGTCATGGATAAGCTGCTTTTTTCGATCCAGCATTCAGAGAAACTTGCAAGGCACATTCACTTTCTTATGAATAAGGGGAATCTATACTTAAGATATAACAGCAATTTATTAATCCATGGTTGTATTCCTTTAAATGAAGATGGAACGATGAAAACGATGCGCATTGATGGAAAAGATTATTGCGGAAAGGAATTATTTGATCTATTTGAATACTATTTACGCTATAGCTTTAATCATCCTGAAATATCGGATGACTTTGCAACAGATTTAGTTTGGTATTTATGGACTGGTGAAAATTCCTCGTTATTTGGCAAAAAAGACATGACTACATTCGAGCGGTATTTTATTAAAGAAAAGGAAATCCATAAAGAGAAAAAGAATCCTTATTACTCCTTGCGAGAAAACGAAGAGGTATGTCGCCACATTTTAGAAGAATTTGGGCTAAATCCTGATCAAGGACATATTATTAACGGGCATACACCCGTAGCTGAGATCAATGGAGAAAACCCAATTAAAGCCAATGGGAAAATGATTGTTATTGATGGTGGTTTCTCCAAAGCCTATCAATCAAAAACAGGAATCGCAGGCTACACTTTATTATATAACTCTTATGGCATGCAATTGGTTGCACATAAGCGCTTTACTTCAAAGGAAGATGTTTTAGAAAATGGTACAGATGTCTTGTCTGTAAAAAGAGTAGTCGATAGAGAGTTACAACGCAAAAAGGTATTAGAAACAAATGTAGGTCAAAAATTACTGGAGCAAATGAATGATTTAAATCGATTGTTGGAATACCGCTATATTAAAAAATAAGAGAAAAAACAAGCAGCGGGTTTTTATTTTAGCCCGCTGCTTGTTTTTATCTGTAATTCTTTTTTATCGATAGAAGATTGCTTCCTCATAAGCGCTTCATTCGTGCAGGTTGTTCATTCAAACCCCTAAGTTAGTCAGTATCTTTCTCCGCCCATAAGATTGATTGTCGACATTGCAAGATGATCAAAAACATTTTTATCCACCTCTCCTTTTTATCTATATTTTTATTAGAAATGCATCATAGAAAACTGTTTCCTTCTATTTTCTTCCATAATTTCTTCAATATTTTGCTGATGAATGATTTCTTCTTCAGTCATTTGTTTTTGATGTACAGTAATTGTAAAAAATAACATATTTATCGTCATAATTATCACCACCTATGATGTTAGTAATTGATTCGAGAAAAATACCCAGAACGAATTTGCTTGTTTTTTGTTTCTTCGAATATTTGCTCGATTTCCTGTAAATGAGCATGTTCTTCTTCACTCCACTTTTTCAAGTTAATAGTTATTGTAATAAAGAAAATATTTAAGGTCATGTCTTCACCTCCCAAGAGTGAATTTTTTTACAACCTATGGTTTAAATAGCCAATTTCATGCAGCTTTCTACGATTTTCCTCCATTCTCTTCTCCATTTCCATCTCTTGTAACCACTCTGCGTTTGTATACTGCTTTTTCTTAATCGTTACCGTTAGAAAAATTAGATTTAACGTCATATTTCCCACTCCTAATTTTCGTTTTTTTCCATAAATGGTATATTTTTCTCGTGAGCGCACAAAAAAACCGCAAATAGACTGATCTGCGGTTCAAAAAAAGGCATAATAAAACCGCAGGACACGACTACCCAGCGGTTGGAATATTTTAGTTAAAATAAAACTAAGATAACAAATCCCATTCCGAAGTGGTTGAATTCGTGTATGTTACATATTTAATTACTACTACACTGTTTAATTCTGGTAAATTTCTGACCATTTTATTCAACCTCCTTAGAATTTTTTTGTTCTCACATTGGTAATTATATCCTTCGATGCCATTTTTGTAAACCTCTTTTTGAAAAAATGGACATTTCACACTATTTTTCAAGTTTTTTTGTTATATCTGCTTCTATGAAGTTTGTTGCTATTGCCCGCAGCCCCTTATTCTCTACATCCAGAAAGATTATGGCTAAAATCCCCTTTAAATCTAACTTATGATTCTTTCCATTCATCCAAAAGTTTTTTTAATTTCTTAGCTTTACCCAAAAATAAAATCGAAGCACTTAAGAAAAGAATCGAAGTAATGAGCATTCCAATGTTATAACCAGCTACCTTGTCCATTTTCGGAATGATTATTCCTATATAAAAAAACGCTCCAACTGCTAATAAAACGGTGCCGAATTGCTGATAATCAGATATTTTGTCCGTTAAGATTTTCATCTTTTTCTCCATTTCTTCCCCTACTTCCTAGTAAACTATATAATTACCATAACATAGGAATAGAAGAATAAGCTTTATGAAATCAATAGCTAAATTGCGATATTATGGAAAATACAGCGATCTCCGCAACTAAGTATCCATCAAACAAAAGAGATTTACAAATAGATGCACTATCTGTAAATCTCTTGTCTATTATTATTGTAATGCCTGTTTTAGATCTTCGATTAAATCTTCTACGTCTTCTAAGCCAACCGATATTCTTACAAGTCCATCTGTGATACCAAGCTCCGCTCTTCTTTCTGCTGGGATAGACGCATGCGTCATTCTCGCAGGCACTGAAATTAAGCTTTCTACAGCTCCCAAGCTTTCAGCAAGCGTAAAATATCTAACTTTCTCTAAAAGCTTATCAGCGTTCTCTGCGCTTCCTACATCAAAGCTTACCATTCCACCAAATCCAAGTGCTTGCTTCTTGCTTATTTCATGATTCGGATGAGCAGGAAGTCCTGGATAATATACTTTTGAAATGGCAGCATGCTCTTCTAGAAAAGCTACAATTTGTTTTGTATTACTTTCATGCTCCTCCATGCGAATTCCTAGTGTTTTCATCCCTCTTATTAAGAGCCATGAATCATGTGGTCCTAACACTCCACCTGTTGAGTTTTGCACAAAATGAAGATCTTCAGCTAATTTTTCATCATTAACAACAACTAAGCCTGATACTACATCACTATGGCCTCCCAGATACTTCGTTGCGCTATGAAGAACAATATCTGCCCCTAATGTTAGTGGAGTTTGCCAATAAGGTGTAGAGAAAGTATTGTCTACTATCGTTAATAATCCATTTTCTTTGGCAACACGAGATGCTGCTTCTATGTCTGTTATTTTTAATAATGGATTCGTCGGCGTTTCTATATATAGCGCTACTGTATTTTCTTTTATAGCCTCATGAATGTTGCTTATATCACTTGTATCAATAAAGGTGGCCTCTATACCAAACTTATTTAACACCTTTGTCATAACACGGAAAGTTCCACCATACACATCGTCTGTTAATAGAACATGGTCTCCCTTTTTAAATAGCATCATAACCGCAGTAATAGCTGCCATACCAGAACTGAAAGCAAAACCCCTTTTTCCTTCTTCTAAATCCTTGATGAGCTCTTCTAAAGCATGACGAGTAGGATTTCCAGTTCTAGAATATTCAAAGCCTTTATGATTTCCAATTCCGTCCTGTTTATATGTGCTTACTTGATAAATAGGAACATTAACTGCACCAGTATGAGGATCTCCTGGAACTCCACCATGTATTAATTTCGTTTTTCTTTTCATTTAAATTCCTCCATCAAATATTTTCTTGCTTATATAACGATCACTAGAATCAGGGAAAATTACAACAATATTACTGCCACTTTTTGCTTTCTTAGCTTCTTGTATAGCGGCATATAAAGCTGCTCCTGAGGAACTGCCTACAAGCAGACCTTCCTTTTTGGCTACAAGCTTTACATAATGGAAGGCATCTGCATCAGAAACAGTATAAATTTGATCAAAATAGCTTTTATCCATATATGCTGGTAAAAACTCCATCCCAATTCCTTCTGTTTTATGCGGGCCACTTTCCCCTCCATTTAAAATAGAGCCCTCTGGTTCTACTATTACTGCTTTAACACCTGGATTTTGTTCTTTTAAATACCGAGCCGTTCCCATAAAGGTTCCGCCTGTGCCAGCACCAGCGATAAATATATCAACTTGATAATTTAATTGCTCCCATATTTCCGGACCGAGTGTTTTATAATACGTATTAGGATTTGCCTCATTTTCAAATTGTCCTGGGATATAAGAGTTAGGAATTTGTTCTTGCAGTTCTTTCGCTTTTTCGATTGCACCTTTCATTCCTAATGAAGTTGGTGTATGAATAATTTCTGCTCCCAACGCTTTCATTATCTCTTGCTTTTCCAGGCTAAACTTCTCAGGTACACAAACAATTACCTTTATACCTGTATTTAACGATGCAAGTGCTAACCCGATTCCCGTAT
Proteins encoded:
- a CDS encoding N-acetylmuramoyl-L-alanine amidase yields the protein MVKIFIDPGHGGSDSGAVGNGLQEKNITLMIAQQIRNILQNEYEGVEIRMSRNGDSTVSLAARTNAANNWNADFFLSIHVNAGGGTGFESYIFPGVGAPTSTYQNEIHEEVIAETRFNNRGKKSANFHVLRETIMPALLTENGFIDTAIDANQLKDSNFITKIARGHVNGLESAFSLQKKQTQSPIYRVQIGAFKVKENAEKTASQASEKGFDTAVLFRDNLFKVQIGAFSNRNNAERLAQRAREAGFNAFITS
- the sigK gene encoding RNA polymerase sporulation sigma factor SigK encodes the protein MTGILLSLGALLKELVFLVSYVKNNAFPQPLSASDEKKYLRLMAEGDSHARNMLIEHNLRLVAHIVKKFENTGEDSEDLISIGTIGLIKGIESFSEGKGTKLATYAARCIENEILMHLRALKKTKKDVSLHDPIGQDKEGNEISLIDVLKSESEDVVNTIQLNMELEKVKEYIDVLDEREKEVIIGRFGLDLKKEKTQREIAKELGISRSYVSRIEKRALMKMFHEFYRAEKEKKRKNE
- a CDS encoding fructose-1,6-bisphosphatase, which translates into the protein MDTKYLDLLTEKYDSEEKVVTEIINLDAILNLPKGTEHFVSDLHGEYHAFQHVLRNGSGNVKEKIRDLFKDELSKTQIDEFATLVYYPEEKLKRVVNSFIHTTELDTWYADTIERMIRLVSYASSKYTNSKVRKALPQQFVYIIEELLYEKNELNNKTDYYSSIINRIISLGQANKLIIGLSYTIQRLVVDHLHVVGDIYDRGPYPDKIIETLMEYHSVDIQWGNHDVLWIGAFAGSKVCLANIIRICARYDNLDIIEDAYGINLRPLLNLANKYYNDNKAFRPKMNAKKEENSEENILQITKIHQAISIIQFKLEMPIIKRRPDFQMHHRLLLEKINYENNTIDLNEKNYSLENICFNTINPKDPSKLLKEEEQVMDKLLFSIQHSEKLARHIHFLMNKGNLYLRYNSNLLIHGCIPLNEDGTMKTMRIDGKDYCGKELFDLFEYYLRYSFNHPEISDDFATDLVWYLWTGENSSLFGKKDMTTFERYFIKEKEIHKEKKNPYYSLRENEEVCRHILEEFGLNPDQGHIINGHTPVAEINGENPIKANGKMIVIDGGFSKAYQSKTGIAGYTLLYNSYGMQLVAHKRFTSKEDVLENGTDVLSVKRVVDRELQRKKVLETNVGQKLLEQMNDLNRLLEYRYIKK
- a CDS encoding YrzI family small protein; translation: MTINMLFFTITVHQKQMTEEEIIHQQNIEEIMEENRRKQFSMMHF
- a CDS encoding YrzI family small protein, whose amino-acid sequence is MTLNIFFITITINLKKWSEEEHAHLQEIEQIFEETKNKQIRSGYFSRINY
- a CDS encoding YrzI family small protein, giving the protein MTLNLIFLTVTIKKKQYTNAEWLQEMEMEKRMEENRRKLHEIGYLNHRL
- a CDS encoding YrhC family protein yields the protein MEKKMKILTDKISDYQQFGTVLLAVGAFFYIGIIIPKMDKVAGYNIGMLITSILFLSASILFLGKAKKLKKLLDEWKES
- a CDS encoding bifunctional cystathionine gamma-lyase/homocysteine desulfhydrase; amino-acid sequence: MKRKTKLIHGGVPGDPHTGAVNVPIYQVSTYKQDGIGNHKGFEYSRTGNPTRHALEELIKDLEEGKRGFAFSSGMAAITAVMMLFKKGDHVLLTDDVYGGTFRVMTKVLNKFGIEATFIDTSDISNIHEAIKENTVALYIETPTNPLLKITDIEAASRVAKENGLLTIVDNTFSTPYWQTPLTLGADIVLHSATKYLGGHSDVVSGLVVVNDEKLAEDLHFVQNSTGGVLGPHDSWLLIRGMKTLGIRMEEHESNTKQIVAFLEEHAAISKVYYPGLPAHPNHEISKKQALGFGGMVSFDVGSAENADKLLEKVRYFTLAESLGAVESLISVPARMTHASIPAERRAELGITDGLVRISVGLEDVEDLIEDLKQALQ
- the cysK gene encoding cysteine synthase A; its protein translation is MNVYQNVHQLIGRTPMVELTHFSLPENVRIFAKLEFYNPGGSIKDRLGYELIQEALQSGKLAEGGTIIEPTAGNTGIGLALASLNTGIKVIVCVPEKFSLEKQEIMKALGAEIIHTPTSLGMKGAIEKAKELQEQIPNSYIPGQFENEANPNTYYKTLGPEIWEQLNYQVDIFIAGAGTGGTFMGTARYLKEQNPGVKAVIVEPEGSILNGGESGPHKTEGIGMEFLPAYMDKSYFDQIYTVSDADAFHYVKLVAKKEGLLVGSSSGAALYAAIQEAKKAKSGSNIVVIFPDSSDRYISKKIFDGGI